One Legionella hackeliae DNA segment encodes these proteins:
- a CDS encoding lysophospholipid acyltransferase family protein, translated as MKISKLRTQWIILLSIFYTAKACGSSIIKRFTGKTNRAWVDKTILNWANNLLNLVGVTCKVINPHHVEPKPGEVTIIMCNHSSLYDIPLSFKAFPNHSIRMLAKKELSKIPIMGKGMMAAEFPFIDRKNKHQAIKDLEAVQKLLESGIVMWIAPEGTRSKTGKLAAFKKGAFITAIEANATIIPIGIRGAYNILPARTTQININQTAEVHIGQPIDASKYTTENKDELVNRVHKIMKELVGEKDN; from the coding sequence ATGAAAATCAGCAAACTTCGTACTCAATGGATAATCTTATTATCAATATTTTACACGGCTAAGGCTTGTGGAAGCTCGATAATAAAACGTTTTACTGGTAAAACTAATCGCGCCTGGGTGGATAAAACCATTCTCAACTGGGCGAATAATTTACTTAACTTGGTTGGCGTAACCTGTAAAGTGATTAATCCGCATCATGTCGAACCTAAACCAGGTGAAGTCACAATCATTATGTGTAATCACAGCAGCCTGTATGATATTCCACTTAGTTTTAAAGCTTTTCCCAATCATTCTATTCGCATGTTGGCAAAGAAAGAATTATCAAAAATCCCTATCATGGGCAAAGGCATGATGGCTGCAGAATTTCCATTTATTGACCGTAAGAACAAACACCAGGCCATTAAAGATCTTGAGGCAGTTCAAAAATTATTAGAAAGCGGTATCGTGATGTGGATAGCGCCTGAAGGTACACGCTCCAAAACAGGGAAGCTTGCCGCTTTCAAAAAAGGGGCTTTTATCACTGCTATTGAGGCGAATGCAACAATTATCCCGATTGGAATTCGTGGCGCTTATAACATTTTACCTGCCAGAACCACGCAAATAAACATTAACCAAACCGCTGAAGTGCACATTGGCCAACCCATTGATGCTTCAAAATACACGACTGAAAATAAAGACGAACTAGTCAATCGTGTCCACAAAATTATGAAAGAGCTGGTTGGGGAGAAAGATAATTAA
- the ggt gene encoding gamma-glutamyltransferase: MKFLLVFLIVANTVNAADYASTPSAYAVASAHPLATNAGLEILAAGGNAFDAAIAVAATLAVVAPYHSGLGGGGFWLLHQAKNKKNIFIDSRETAPLAAHENMFLDADGNPIAGLSLNGGLAAAIPGEPAALVYIAKHYGRLPLSISLAPAIHLAEEGFIVDYQFTYFSTMADRLQILRRFPNTAAIYLNKGQPYKPGERLKQPDLANTLKLLAEKGHDGFYKGRVAEQLVKSVRAAGGIWSLDDLAKYQIKIREPLQSAYHNMLIITAPPPSAGGVALITMLNILADYPLQTFSKAQWVHYLTEAMRLSYWQREQALADPDFITVPLDRLLSADNAKQLRTLIFKDKATPSDQFQGKNDSQEKMNTTHISILDREGNRVAATLTVNFIFGSSVVGGGTGVLLNDEMDDFSVKPGVKNVFGIVGSQKNSIAPGKRPVSSMTPTFLEMPGRIAIVGTPGGSRIPTMVLLASLVFYDYQGAISMVSAMRFHHQYLPDWLQFEPETFSPQLQLELKNMGYHLMALKEYYGDMQAITWDKATNIVTAASDPRHIGLAAVIATAPSGYGLEH, translated from the coding sequence ATGAAGTTTTTACTGGTGTTCCTTATAGTAGCGAATACAGTAAATGCTGCAGATTATGCCTCAACCCCTTCAGCTTATGCGGTTGCCAGTGCTCACCCACTAGCAACGAATGCAGGACTGGAAATACTTGCGGCTGGGGGTAATGCATTTGATGCTGCTATTGCTGTTGCAGCGACTTTAGCTGTAGTAGCACCTTACCACTCGGGATTAGGGGGTGGTGGATTTTGGCTGTTGCACCAAGCAAAAAATAAAAAAAATATTTTTATTGATAGTCGTGAGACGGCACCTTTGGCAGCGCATGAGAATATGTTTTTAGATGCGGATGGCAACCCCATCGCTGGATTATCTCTTAATGGGGGATTGGCTGCCGCTATTCCTGGAGAACCTGCGGCGTTAGTCTATATTGCCAAGCATTATGGTCGTCTTCCGTTATCAATTTCATTAGCGCCTGCTATTCATCTTGCAGAGGAAGGGTTTATTGTTGACTATCAATTTACCTATTTTTCAACAATGGCCGATCGTCTACAAATACTGCGCCGCTTTCCCAATACAGCTGCGATTTATTTGAATAAAGGTCAACCCTATAAGCCAGGAGAGCGCTTGAAGCAGCCTGATTTGGCTAATACCTTAAAATTACTGGCAGAAAAAGGTCATGACGGTTTTTATAAAGGAAGAGTAGCCGAACAGCTGGTTAAATCAGTGCGCGCGGCGGGAGGAATTTGGTCGTTAGATGATCTTGCTAAATACCAAATCAAGATTCGTGAACCTTTACAAAGTGCTTATCATAATATGTTAATTATTACAGCACCGCCACCTTCTGCAGGCGGAGTAGCTTTAATAACCATGTTAAATATTCTGGCAGATTATCCTTTACAAACATTTTCGAAAGCACAGTGGGTCCATTATTTAACAGAGGCAATGCGGCTTTCGTATTGGCAGCGGGAACAGGCGTTGGCCGATCCAGATTTTATCACAGTACCATTGGATAGACTTTTATCCGCTGATAATGCCAAGCAATTACGCACATTAATTTTTAAAGATAAAGCGACACCAAGTGATCAATTCCAAGGCAAGAATGATTCGCAGGAGAAAATGAATACCACCCATATTTCAATATTAGATCGTGAGGGTAATCGTGTTGCGGCTACACTGACAGTTAATTTTATATTCGGGTCGAGTGTTGTTGGCGGTGGAACAGGAGTATTGCTCAATGATGAAATGGATGATTTTTCTGTTAAACCCGGCGTTAAAAATGTTTTTGGTATCGTAGGTAGTCAAAAAAATAGCATTGCTCCTGGGAAACGACCGGTGTCAAGCATGACTCCTACTTTCCTTGAGATGCCTGGCCGTATTGCTATTGTTGGGACTCCAGGTGGTAGCCGCATCCCGACCATGGTCTTACTCGCTTCTTTAGTATTTTATGACTATCAGGGTGCCATATCCATGGTTTCGGCCATGCGTTTCCATCACCAGTATTTACCGGATTGGTTGCAATTTGAGCCAGAAACATTTTCCCCGCAATTACAGCTGGAATTAAAAAATATGGGATACCATTTAATGGCTTTAAAGGAATATTATGGAGACATGCAAGCAATTACTTGGGATAAAGCAACCAATATTGTTACTGCAGCCTCGGATCCGAGGCACATAGGTTTGGCGGCTGTAATTGCAACAGCTCCGAGTGGCTATGGATTAGAGCATTAA
- the coaD gene encoding pantetheine-phosphate adenylyltransferase: MKHKAIYPGTFDPVTNGHIDIITRASKIFPELVVAVASNSAKRPYFPLETRIALIEEALGDLPGVSVIGFDCLLIDFVHQQKAGIILRGLRAVNDFEYEFQLAGMNRKLSQDIETLFLTPSEHVLFISSTLVREIAQLGGDVSQFVPSSVERAFSQKRT, from the coding sequence ATGAAACATAAGGCAATCTATCCGGGAACCTTTGATCCAGTAACAAATGGGCACATTGATATTATTACGAGAGCCTCAAAAATATTTCCGGAGCTGGTCGTTGCTGTAGCCAGCAATAGTGCTAAACGCCCTTATTTTCCTCTGGAAACACGCATTGCTCTAATTGAAGAGGCCTTAGGTGATTTGCCTGGCGTTTCAGTCATTGGGTTTGACTGTTTATTAATTGATTTTGTACATCAGCAAAAGGCCGGTATTATTTTACGGGGTTTGCGTGCTGTTAATGATTTTGAATATGAATTTCAATTGGCAGGGATGAATCGAAAACTTTCACAAGATATTGAAACGTTATTTTTAACCCCTTCCGAACATGTTTTATTTATTTCCTCCACATTAGTGCGAGAAATTGCTCAACTGGGCGGGGATGTGTCGCAGTTTGTACCTTCTTCTGTTGAGCGAGCTTTTAGTCAAAAGCGAACATAA
- a CDS encoding polyhydroxyalkanoate synthesis regulator DNA-binding domain-containing protein, producing MARLIKKYKNRRLYDTEKSQYITVEELQRYVVQKLSFKVEDSTTGKDITNATLLQIFVEMESGASQFLSPEILRQLITFANHPMSQSFKSMLEQMFINMEKMLQTNPYLSDYKKASMLWEQQMQQLFKQWQGFFGN from the coding sequence ATGGCAAGACTAATAAAGAAATATAAAAATCGTCGATTATATGACACTGAAAAGAGTCAATATATTACTGTAGAAGAATTACAACGCTATGTTGTGCAGAAATTATCTTTTAAAGTTGAGGACTCAACTACAGGTAAAGATATAACTAATGCTACATTGCTACAAATCTTTGTGGAAATGGAAAGTGGGGCTTCTCAATTTTTATCGCCAGAAATATTAAGGCAATTAATCACGTTTGCAAATCACCCAATGAGTCAATCGTTTAAATCAATGTTAGAGCAGATGTTTATAAATATGGAAAAAATGTTGCAAACGAATCCCTATCTGAGTGACTACAAAAAAGCATCCATGTTATGGGAACAGCAAATGCAACAGCTCTTTAAGCAATGGCAGGGATTTTTTGGTAACTAA
- a CDS encoding 3-oxoacyl-[acyl-carrier-protein] synthase III C-terminal domain-containing protein, with translation MKAIDILSITSVVPEQTVSSQEIIHEANGHLSTDVHSMLASMEIDQRYFVVEDYPRYLSGKIPRRLIENINDLAVKSIYKCANSIKKEVNICLFITVTNTAMRPLRSMAYQIIAKVDPTILSREVSVINMQNQGYSSLVKAIEVAQSFLTTNPRKQALIRVAETHTAMSPPTLIEKTIAFSEIRSIVEGEEKEAATLRLNKLINSHLLGDGAVSMLLQLGEDKQNFECVHLTNQSCKDTEILHMDEGGSFKPLYEGFPQYYLSKIVPARGLFYSKRLFQKLCGGSEGNYIDNIDFFLIHTGSKKIIDGVRHAFSLEENEKVSHSYSIIKNFGNLSSCSIGFMLDEALNIHKKTGNFFLISFGVGFSGSIAKWQLRGVVEN, from the coding sequence ATGAAAGCTATAGATATCCTCAGCATCACCTCCGTAGTTCCTGAACAAACAGTTTCTAGCCAAGAAATTATACATGAAGCCAACGGACATTTAAGCACAGACGTCCACTCAATGCTTGCTTCAATGGAGATCGACCAACGCTATTTCGTGGTAGAGGACTATCCACGATATCTATCAGGAAAGATACCTAGACGACTAATCGAGAATATTAATGATCTTGCGGTGAAATCAATTTATAAATGCGCTAATTCTATAAAAAAAGAGGTAAACATTTGCCTATTTATTACCGTTACCAATACAGCAATGAGGCCATTACGATCTATGGCATATCAAATAATAGCTAAAGTGGATCCAACAATACTTTCTCGTGAGGTTAGCGTTATCAATATGCAAAATCAAGGATACTCTTCGCTAGTGAAAGCTATTGAGGTAGCTCAATCATTTCTAACAACAAATCCTCGTAAGCAAGCCTTAATTAGGGTTGCTGAAACACATACCGCCATGAGTCCTCCCACTTTAATTGAAAAAACAATTGCGTTTAGTGAGATTCGGTCAATAGTAGAAGGAGAGGAAAAAGAAGCAGCGACACTTCGATTAAATAAATTAATTAATAGCCATCTACTTGGTGATGGGGCAGTGTCCATGTTGTTACAACTTGGCGAAGATAAACAAAATTTTGAATGTGTTCACCTTACAAATCAATCCTGTAAAGATACTGAGATTTTACATATGGATGAAGGAGGGAGTTTTAAGCCACTTTATGAGGGATTTCCACAATATTATTTAAGTAAAATAGTTCCTGCCCGAGGCCTATTTTACAGTAAGCGTTTATTTCAAAAACTATGTGGCGGCTCTGAAGGAAACTATATCGATAACATTGATTTCTTTCTGATTCATACCGGCAGTAAGAAAATTATCGACGGTGTTAGACATGCTTTTAGTTTGGAAGAAAACGAGAAAGTTTCTCATTCCTATTCAATTATTAAAAACTTTGGCAATTTATCCTCCTGCTCGATTGGATTTATGCTTGATGAAGCTCTTAACATACATAAAAAAACCGGTAACTTTTTCTTAATTTCTTTTGGCGTAGGCTTTAGTGGCAGTATTGCCAAATGGCAACTTAGAGGGGTTGTAGAAAACTAG
- a CDS encoding PHA/PHB synthase family protein, whose product MTHDTELSDLMHSVAMKSLQLLDGMKKQPAQFPTLIKQYIDLTTDFQALLAVILKNPEQVWQMQIAYWQDAMSLMQEQFNCWLEGKPMPIEDKRFNSEEWVNNPFFNLLSQHYLLASEHLNSLFEHLDYGDKQLAKRVQFFTRQYLDALSPANFLHTNPQLMAETIQSHGKNLLRGLQNLLTDLETGSSRLIIKMTDTDAFKIGENIATTPGKVIYRNDMMELIQYSPQTEKVNAIPLLIVPPWINKYYILDLSAHNSLIGWLVQQGITVFVISWVNPDSSYADKGLYDYLNEGPLTAVKTIQKQCKVEQVNVLGFCIGGTLIACMLAYLNALNEHPIRSATFLASMIDFSDPGDISVFIDEHQIRRIEEEMHAKGFLDGRFMASTFNSLRANDLVWSFFVKNYLQGKNPVPFDILYWNADATNMPAKMHSQYLRWMYLHNNLVKPCKIHLNQVPLDVTQIKVPTFFVSTQKDHIAPWQTTYLGFQLMKGKKRFLLGGSGHIAGIINPPGSEKYGFYRNTRTDQTAEEWMASATHQPGSWWPEWLEWLQKESGRLIDAPDFNKLPFKPITDAPGEYVFKTYKAAMEQGADNNKRTFNPEALLKKDIAPEEEIVPCK is encoded by the coding sequence ATGACCCACGATACAGAACTTAGTGATCTCATGCACTCAGTTGCGATGAAAAGTCTTCAATTACTTGATGGAATGAAAAAACAACCCGCGCAATTTCCTACTCTAATCAAACAATATATCGATCTTACTACAGATTTTCAGGCTCTATTAGCCGTAATTTTAAAAAATCCAGAACAAGTTTGGCAGATGCAAATTGCTTATTGGCAAGATGCCATGAGTCTAATGCAAGAACAATTTAATTGCTGGCTTGAAGGCAAACCTATGCCCATTGAAGACAAACGCTTTAATAGTGAGGAGTGGGTCAATAACCCATTTTTTAACTTACTTAGTCAGCATTATCTTTTAGCAAGTGAACATTTAAACTCTCTTTTCGAGCATCTAGATTATGGGGACAAGCAACTCGCCAAGAGAGTACAATTTTTTACAAGGCAATACTTAGATGCCCTATCACCAGCAAATTTTCTGCATACAAATCCACAGTTAATGGCAGAAACTATTCAAAGTCATGGAAAAAATTTGTTACGTGGTTTACAGAATTTACTGACTGATCTCGAAACAGGCTCTTCGCGTTTAATCATTAAAATGACCGATACAGATGCCTTTAAAATTGGCGAAAACATTGCGACAACTCCTGGAAAAGTGATTTATCGCAATGACATGATGGAGCTTATTCAATACAGTCCACAGACTGAGAAAGTAAATGCGATTCCTTTACTCATTGTACCGCCCTGGATTAATAAATATTATATTTTGGATCTGAGTGCCCATAATTCCTTAATTGGCTGGTTAGTACAACAGGGTATTACTGTATTTGTTATTTCTTGGGTCAATCCGGACTCCAGCTATGCTGATAAAGGACTATATGACTATTTAAACGAAGGTCCTTTGACCGCAGTTAAAACGATTCAAAAACAGTGCAAAGTAGAACAAGTCAACGTGCTTGGCTTTTGCATTGGCGGTACCTTAATCGCCTGCATGCTTGCCTATTTAAATGCCTTGAATGAACATCCTATTCGCAGTGCGACCTTCCTTGCCTCAATGATTGATTTCAGCGACCCAGGTGATATCTCTGTCTTTATTGATGAACACCAAATTCGCCGCATTGAAGAGGAAATGCACGCTAAAGGTTTTCTCGATGGCCGCTTTATGGCAAGTACCTTTAATTCGTTGCGAGCCAATGACCTTGTTTGGTCATTCTTTGTTAAAAATTATTTACAAGGTAAGAATCCTGTACCTTTTGATATCTTATATTGGAATGCAGATGCTACGAATATGCCGGCAAAAATGCACTCTCAATATTTACGTTGGATGTATCTTCACAATAATTTGGTTAAACCGTGCAAGATTCATTTAAACCAGGTGCCATTAGATGTTACCCAAATTAAAGTGCCAACCTTTTTCGTGTCTACACAAAAAGATCATATTGCCCCTTGGCAAACTACTTACCTTGGCTTCCAATTGATGAAGGGCAAAAAACGCTTTCTGCTAGGTGGCTCAGGGCATATAGCGGGTATCATTAACCCACCTGGTAGTGAAAAATATGGCTTTTATCGTAATACAAGAACAGATCAAACAGCTGAAGAATGGATGGCATCTGCAACTCATCAGCCAGGATCTTGGTGGCCAGAATGGTTGGAATGGTTACAGAAAGAATCGGGGCGCCTTATTGACGCACCTGATTTCAATAAATTGCCATTCAAACCCATTACTGATGCACCAGGTGAATACGTTTTCAAAACCTATAAGGCTGCAATGGAGCAAGGAGCCGATAACAATAAACGCACGTTCAATCCAGAAGCCTTACTAAAAAAAGACATCGCACCCGAAGAAGAGATAGTGCCTTGTAAATAA
- a CDS encoding DesA family fatty acid desaturase, which produces MIYGVLNLSFWGYVLATVILTQITIAAVTIYLHRHQTHRALTLHPIVSHFFRFWLWLTTGMVTAQWVAIHRKHHATTDIEGDPHSPKVLGIKKVFWQGAELYKEASKDKEMIAKYSHGTPTDWIERNVYSRFSSKGILLMFLLDLVLFGLPGITIWALQMMWIPLHAAGVVNGIGHYWGYRNFECPDAATNIFPWGFWIGGEELHNNHHTFASSAKFSIKWWELDIGWLYIRCLCFLKLAKVKKLPPKLAREEGKLHVDLETVKAVVSNRFHVMSQYYKSVVRPILKDEKRMLQTEDKHLLQRAGRLLRLQDSLLSPRAKARLQALLASCEQLQIVYSFRQSLQNIWLKTASSQKELVDALQQWCKQAEESGLDVLRQFAQQIKGYVPQPVKI; this is translated from the coding sequence ATGATTTATGGCGTTTTGAACCTGTCGTTTTGGGGATATGTATTAGCAACTGTAATTCTTACGCAGATTACTATCGCTGCGGTTACAATTTATCTTCACCGCCATCAAACACATCGGGCGCTAACACTGCACCCTATCGTTAGCCATTTTTTTCGTTTCTGGTTATGGTTAACCACGGGAATGGTAACAGCCCAATGGGTAGCCATTCACCGTAAACATCATGCAACAACGGACATTGAAGGTGACCCGCACAGCCCTAAAGTATTAGGTATAAAGAAGGTATTTTGGCAAGGGGCTGAACTCTATAAAGAAGCTTCCAAAGACAAGGAAATGATTGCCAAGTATTCTCACGGAACGCCAACCGATTGGATTGAGCGCAATGTGTATTCTCGCTTTTCCTCAAAAGGCATTTTACTTATGTTTTTGCTTGATCTGGTTCTTTTTGGTTTGCCTGGGATAACAATCTGGGCTCTTCAAATGATGTGGATCCCATTGCATGCTGCTGGAGTTGTCAACGGTATAGGACATTATTGGGGCTACAGAAATTTCGAATGCCCTGATGCAGCAACGAATATTTTTCCCTGGGGATTTTGGATAGGTGGTGAGGAGTTACATAATAACCATCACACATTTGCTTCTTCTGCTAAATTCTCTATCAAATGGTGGGAATTGGATATTGGTTGGTTATACATTCGATGTTTGTGTTTTCTAAAGCTTGCAAAAGTTAAAAAATTACCGCCCAAATTGGCTAGAGAAGAAGGCAAGCTACACGTTGATCTTGAAACAGTTAAGGCGGTTGTTAGCAATCGTTTTCACGTGATGTCTCAATATTATAAAAGCGTTGTTCGTCCGATTCTTAAGGATGAAAAACGTATGCTCCAAACAGAAGACAAACATCTGTTACAACGAGCGGGTCGCTTATTGCGCTTACAAGATAGTTTATTATCTCCACGTGCCAAAGCACGTCTGCAAGCACTTCTTGCCAGTTGCGAACAACTGCAAATAGTTTACAGTTTTCGCCAGTCCCTACAAAATATTTGGTTAAAGACTGCAAGCTCCCAAAAAGAATTGGTAGACGCGTTACAGCAATGGTGTAAGCAAGCTGAAGAATCAGGCTTGGATGTTTTACGGCAATTTGCTCAACAAATTAAAGGCTACGTGCCTCAGCCTGTAAAAATTTAA
- the mutM gene encoding bifunctional DNA-formamidopyrimidine glycosylase/DNA-(apurinic or apyrimidinic site) lyase, which produces MPELPEVETTRLGITPDLVNKVITAIHVRQPKLRLMVPPLDDLCRGQQILAVTRRAKYLLIHLSKGYILIHLGMSGHLRFVKPKLAPEKHDHIDMILNDGCILRYNDPRRFGLWLYTLEPENHPLLTHLGPEPLSNDFDGNYLGQKAKNKRQAIKTLIMRSEIVVGVGNIYATESLFLAGIHPQTPAGLLSQEQLNKLVLFIRQVLQQAIHAGGTTLRDFYASDGKPGYFTNRLQVYGRKNYPCYQCNHLIQVITIGSRSSAYCPQCQPLLNAYPE; this is translated from the coding sequence ATGCCCGAATTACCTGAAGTAGAAACCACAAGGCTTGGTATAACGCCAGACTTAGTAAATAAAGTTATAACAGCCATTCATGTTAGACAACCGAAGCTTAGACTAATGGTTCCTCCGTTAGATGATCTTTGTCGTGGCCAGCAAATATTAGCTGTTACTCGTCGCGCTAAATACTTATTAATTCATTTAAGTAAAGGATATATTCTTATTCATCTGGGAATGTCAGGCCATTTACGCTTTGTTAAACCCAAATTAGCACCTGAGAAACATGATCACATTGACATGATACTAAACGATGGGTGCATATTACGGTATAACGACCCGCGTCGTTTTGGTCTTTGGCTATATACACTCGAGCCGGAAAATCATCCACTTCTAACTCACTTAGGACCTGAACCTCTCTCAAATGATTTTGATGGGAATTATTTAGGTCAAAAAGCAAAAAACAAACGGCAGGCCATTAAAACATTGATTATGCGTAGTGAAATTGTAGTCGGTGTGGGTAATATTTATGCTACAGAGAGTTTGTTTTTAGCCGGAATCCATCCTCAAACTCCCGCGGGGCTTTTATCTCAAGAGCAGCTTAATAAACTTGTCCTATTTATTAGGCAGGTTTTACAACAAGCCATTCATGCAGGAGGGACTACCTTGCGTGATTTTTATGCCAGCGATGGAAAACCGGGGTATTTTACCAATCGCCTGCAGGTTTATGGTAGAAAAAATTATCCTTGTTATCAATGCAATCATTTAATTCAAGTGATTACTATTGGCAGTCGAAGTTCAGCTTACTGTCCTCAATGTCAGCCCTTGTTAAATGCTTATCCCGAGTAA
- the phbB gene encoding acetoacetyl-CoA reductase → MQKEKVVLITGGTGDIGTAIAKQLRPLYGHIVALDIVSKEKATHWQEELTQGDCHNIHYRQMDVSNFNECQKVIGGIISEFGRVDVLINNAGITRDAVFTKMTKQQWDEVLRVNLDSMFNVTHQVAEQMRDQESGRIINISSVNAQKGQFSQTNYAASKAGIYGFTKSLAQELMSKNITVNSISPGYVNTRLMKGIRPDILESIIDLIPAKRLAEPEEIAWVVEFLVNEKSRYITGANLSINGGLHMY, encoded by the coding sequence ATGCAAAAAGAAAAGGTTGTGCTCATTACAGGCGGTACTGGGGATATCGGTACTGCTATTGCCAAGCAGTTAAGACCTCTTTATGGACATATTGTTGCCTTAGATATCGTTTCCAAAGAAAAGGCTACGCATTGGCAAGAAGAGCTCACTCAAGGTGATTGTCATAATATTCATTATCGACAGATGGATGTATCTAATTTTAATGAGTGCCAAAAAGTAATCGGCGGCATTATTTCTGAATTCGGGCGTGTTGATGTTTTAATCAATAATGCGGGTATTACTCGAGATGCTGTATTTACCAAGATGACTAAGCAACAATGGGACGAAGTTTTAAGAGTGAATCTGGATAGCATGTTCAATGTTACCCACCAAGTGGCTGAACAAATGCGTGATCAAGAAAGTGGTCGTATTATTAATATATCTTCAGTAAATGCCCAAAAAGGACAATTTTCTCAAACGAATTATGCCGCATCTAAAGCAGGCATTTATGGCTTCACCAAAAGTCTAGCCCAAGAGCTTATGTCAAAAAATATAACCGTTAATAGTATTTCACCTGGTTATGTAAACACTCGCTTGATGAAAGGTATTCGGCCCGATATTTTAGAGTCCATTATCGATTTAATTCCTGCCAAACGCTTGGCTGAGCCCGAAGAAATTGCATGGGTGGTTGAATTTTTGGTCAACGAGAAAAGCCGATACATTACTGGCGCAAATTTAAGTATTAACGGTGGTTTACATATGTATTAG
- a CDS encoding phasin family protein has product MTQAYFENWSEIAKKMQEPFQALAELNVKTLQGLSYLKPDEVATTKKPEELFEKQIHLAIENGHKALDYLQKSFQIMEKTMLSLVQEVKNKAEVKK; this is encoded by the coding sequence ATGACACAAGCTTATTTTGAAAACTGGAGCGAAATAGCCAAAAAGATGCAAGAACCATTTCAAGCTCTAGCTGAACTTAATGTAAAAACTTTACAAGGTCTTAGCTACCTAAAACCTGATGAAGTGGCTACTACTAAAAAACCTGAAGAATTATTTGAAAAACAAATTCATCTAGCAATTGAAAACGGTCATAAGGCGTTGGACTATTTACAAAAATCATTCCAAATCATGGAAAAAACAATGCTTTCACTCGTACAAGAAGTAAAAAATAAAGCAGAAGTCAAGAAGTAA
- a CDS encoding DNA gyrase inhibitor YacG, which translates to MMNQQKISCPTCGKRNTWQLKNTFKPFCSDRCKLIDLGEWANESRVIPGNTIDPDLTVQISNDLDEV; encoded by the coding sequence ATGATGAACCAGCAAAAAATCTCTTGTCCCACGTGTGGGAAACGAAATACTTGGCAATTGAAAAACACCTTTAAACCCTTTTGCTCCGATCGATGTAAACTGATTGATTTAGGGGAGTGGGCTAATGAGTCTCGAGTAATTCCTGGAAATACCATTGATCCAGACTTAACCGTTCAAATTAGCAATGACCTTGATGAAGTGTAG
- the phbB gene encoding acetoacetyl-CoA reductase → MEKMTAVVTGGTGGIGTAICQRLSADCQVIACYFKDGNHEEAKRWQAEQRAAGYEIDIVYANIADFADCEKLAALVLEKYGHVDILVNNAGITVDTSLKKMSAQQWQQVIDANLTSVFNITRNILPSMLEKGYGRIISISSINGRKGQFGQCNYAASKAALFGFAKSLAQEVANKGITVNTISPGYIETPMVAAMKEEVLNSIIANIPVGRLGTPQEVADAVAFLASPRSGFITGANLDINGGQYM, encoded by the coding sequence ATGGAAAAAATGACGGCCGTAGTTACTGGTGGAACAGGTGGAATTGGCACAGCCATTTGTCAACGTTTATCTGCAGATTGTCAAGTTATTGCTTGCTATTTCAAAGATGGAAATCATGAAGAAGCCAAACGTTGGCAGGCTGAGCAGCGTGCTGCAGGTTATGAAATCGATATCGTTTATGCCAATATTGCTGATTTTGCTGATTGTGAAAAATTAGCAGCCCTTGTTTTAGAAAAATATGGGCATGTGGATATATTAGTAAATAATGCTGGTATTACTGTGGATACCAGTCTTAAAAAAATGAGTGCACAACAATGGCAACAAGTCATTGATGCCAATTTAACCAGCGTATTTAACATAACTCGTAATATTTTGCCCTCTATGCTTGAAAAAGGTTACGGTCGCATTATTAGCATTTCTTCTATCAATGGGAGAAAAGGACAGTTTGGCCAATGTAACTATGCTGCATCAAAAGCGGCACTCTTCGGATTTGCTAAAAGCTTGGCTCAAGAAGTCGCAAATAAAGGGATCACGGTGAATACCATTTCTCCTGGCTATATTGAAACCCCCATGGTAGCAGCTATGAAAGAAGAAGTTCTAAACAGTATTATTGCTAATATTCCTGTTGGCCGTTTAGGAACCCCACAGGAAGTTGCTGATGCTGTTGCATTTTTGGCTTCTCCTAGATCAGGATTCATTACTGGTGCTAATTTAGACATTAACGGCGGTCAATACATGTAG